Genomic DNA from Sphingobium sp. WTD-1:
CCCAGCCGATCGCCGCCCCGCGCGCCGCCTTCTTCGCGTCGCGCCAGGCGCGCAGCAGCTCGCGCAATTCCCGCATGTCGGCCTCGGCCCGCCGGTCCTCCAGCCCCAGCCGCGCCAGCGCCCGCCCGGCGCCCAATTCGCTCGCCTCCTCGATCAGCGCCCGGATCATCACCATGTCCCCCCGCCCCGGCAGCCCGGCGCCCTCGGCCTGCGCCACCAGCCGCGCCAGCATCTCCTCTTTCATGGCCCCACCTTCCCTTGGGCGCCGCGCGCCCCTATCTGGGCGCACATGAAGCGCACCCCTCGCAAATTGCTGATCGCCCTCGTCATCCTCGCGCTCGGCCTCATCGCCTGGCATTTCGGCCTGTTCCGCGCCGGCGACTGCCTGTTGCAGGGCGGCAGCTGGAACATGGACAACGGCTTTTGCCGTCTCGACAGCCTCGCCCGGCCACTGTGAAGCGGGTGTGAAGCGGGCGCTGCTCGGCGGGCTGCTAGTCCTGATCGCCGCCGCCCTCTGCCTCTGGCAAAGCGACTGGCTCGCCCAAGATCGCTGCCTAGACAGCGGCGGCCGCTGGGCCGCACAGGGCCATTGCCAGCGCTAGGCGATGCCCAGCATCGCCTTCTTCTCTTCCGCAGAGAGGAAGTCCGCCCCCGCCACCCGCTCCCACAGCGCCGCGCGCTCGTCCGACAGCGCCGGCACCGCGTCCAGATCCGGCGCCAGGCTCAGCCCCGGCCACCAGCCCTGCAGTCCCTGCGCCAGCCCCGCGCCGATCTTGCCCGCCAGCGGCAAGATTGTCTGCCGCCACAGCGCCTTGTTCGCCTCGCGATAATTGGCGTAGCTATTGTCGCCCGGCAGCCCCATCAGCATCGGCGGCACGCCAAAGGCCAGCGCGATCTCCCGCGCCGCCGCGGCCTTCAATCCGACAAAGTCCATCTCGGCCGGCGACAGGCTCATCGCCCGCCAGTCAAGCCCGCCCTCCAGCAGCATCGGCCGCCCGGCATTGGCCGCGCCGCTGAACGCCGCCTCCATCTCGCGCCGCACCCGCTCAAACTGCTCCGGGCTCAGCACCGATCCGTCGCCCGGCGCATAGACCATCGC
This window encodes:
- a CDS encoding DUF6127 family protein; protein product: MKEEMLARLVAQAEGAGLPGRGDMVMIRALIEEASELGAGRALARLGLEDRRAEADMRELRELLRAWRDAKKAARGAAIGWAVRIMMALVLLGMAVKMGLIGLVKG